A stretch of Pangasianodon hypophthalmus isolate fPanHyp1 chromosome 9, fPanHyp1.pri, whole genome shotgun sequence DNA encodes these proteins:
- the LOC117597922 gene encoding oxysterol-binding protein-related protein 10 isoform X2, whose product MERTPPTNGARASAATGSSSPNPNPNHNHADRTRRTTGRGGGGGGRRPQLEGVLSKYTNLIQGWQNRYFVLDEELKQLQYFVNEQGRSQKPRGTLPLIGASVTVSDEAPHMFVVSSANGELFKLRAVDGREQQLWMSHIQSCATDSSVRTLKDTEEQLGLDKTCSSRRSFSLLPSASSSTSSSPRLQRHLPHLPHLPHLPHSHRSPAAPRRAKHTHAQPDTLLEVREVIVQAECQQKSLVHSIELLPRRGGVSCLDQDLLLLKATSAATLRCLAQCLNMLQQHRHAHNMSDSAQPQAPPSEECDVDDVKTAGFQGPLLSEDQTNPC is encoded by the exons atggagAGAACGCCACCGACCAACGGAGCGCGCGCCTCTGCGGCCACAGGAAGCTCGAGCCCGAACCCGAACCCGAACCACAACCACGCGGACCGGACACGGAGGACCAccggaagaggaggaggaggaggaggaaggaggcCTCAGCTGGAAGGAGTACTGAGCAAATACACCAACCTGATCCAGGGCTGGCAGAACAG GTACTTTGTTCTGGATGAAGAGCTGAAACAGCTCCAGTACTTTGTGAATGAACAGGGGCGGAGTCAGAAACCCAGAGGGACCCTCCCTCTGATTGGTGCATCAGTTACCGTGAGTGATGAGGCACCTCACATGTTTGTCGTCAGCTCGGCCAATGGGGAGCTCTTCAAACTCCGAG cggtGGACGGTAGAGAGCAGCAGTTGTGGATGTCTCACATTCAGTCCTGTGCCACAGACAGCAGTGTGAGGACACTGAAGGACACTGAAGAGCAGCTGGGTTTGGACAAAACA tGTTCATCACGTCGGAgtttctctctcctcccctctgCCTCGTCCTCCACCTCTTCCTCTCCGAGGCTGCAGAGACATCTCCCTCACCTTCCTCATCTGCCTCATCTTCCTCACTCTCACAGATCTCCGGCAGCTCCACGCcgtgccaaacacacacacgctcagccCGACACACTGCTGGAGGTCAGAGAG gtGATCGTTCAGGCCGAATGTCAGCAGAAATCCCTCGTTCACTCCATCGAGCTTCTCCCTCGGCGAGGGGGCGTGTCCTGTCTGGATCAggacctgctgctgctgaaggCTACCTCAGCCGCCACGCTGCGCTGCCTCGCCCAGTGCCTAAATATGCTACAGCAACACAGACACGCCCACAACATGTCAGACTCCGCCCAGCCACAAGCCCCGCCCTCTGAGGAGTGTGATGTGGACGATGTAAAGACTGCGGGCTTCCAGGGGCCTCTGCTCAGCGAAGACCAAACAAACCCATGCTGA
- the LOC117597922 gene encoding oxysterol-binding protein-related protein 10 isoform X1 yields the protein MERTPPTNGARASAATGSSSPNPNPNHNHADRTRRTTGRGGGGGGRRPQLEGVLSKYTNLIQGWQNRYFVLDEELKQLQYFVNEQGRSQKPRGTLPLIGASVTVSDEAPHMFVVSSANGELFKLRAVDGREQQLWMSHIQSCATDSSVRTLKDTEEQLGLDKTVSSLDTQCSSRRSFSLLPSASSSTSSSPRLQRHLPHLPHLPHLPHSHRSPAAPRRAKHTHAQPDTLLEVREVIVQAECQQKSLVHSIELLPRRGGVSCLDQDLLLLKATSAATLRCLAQCLNMLQQHRHAHNMSDSAQPQAPPSEECDVDDVKTAGFQGPLLSEDQTNPC from the exons atggagAGAACGCCACCGACCAACGGAGCGCGCGCCTCTGCGGCCACAGGAAGCTCGAGCCCGAACCCGAACCCGAACCACAACCACGCGGACCGGACACGGAGGACCAccggaagaggaggaggaggaggaggaaggaggcCTCAGCTGGAAGGAGTACTGAGCAAATACACCAACCTGATCCAGGGCTGGCAGAACAG GTACTTTGTTCTGGATGAAGAGCTGAAACAGCTCCAGTACTTTGTGAATGAACAGGGGCGGAGTCAGAAACCCAGAGGGACCCTCCCTCTGATTGGTGCATCAGTTACCGTGAGTGATGAGGCACCTCACATGTTTGTCGTCAGCTCGGCCAATGGGGAGCTCTTCAAACTCCGAG cggtGGACGGTAGAGAGCAGCAGTTGTGGATGTCTCACATTCAGTCCTGTGCCACAGACAGCAGTGTGAGGACACTGAAGGACACTGAAGAGCAGCTGGGTTTGGACAAAACAGTCAGTAGTTTAGACACACAg tGTTCATCACGTCGGAgtttctctctcctcccctctgCCTCGTCCTCCACCTCTTCCTCTCCGAGGCTGCAGAGACATCTCCCTCACCTTCCTCATCTGCCTCATCTTCCTCACTCTCACAGATCTCCGGCAGCTCCACGCcgtgccaaacacacacacgctcagccCGACACACTGCTGGAGGTCAGAGAG gtGATCGTTCAGGCCGAATGTCAGCAGAAATCCCTCGTTCACTCCATCGAGCTTCTCCCTCGGCGAGGGGGCGTGTCCTGTCTGGATCAggacctgctgctgctgaaggCTACCTCAGCCGCCACGCTGCGCTGCCTCGCCCAGTGCCTAAATATGCTACAGCAACACAGACACGCCCACAACATGTCAGACTCCGCCCAGCCACAAGCCCCGCCCTCTGAGGAGTGTGATGTGGACGATGTAAAGACTGCGGGCTTCCAGGGGCCTCTGCTCAGCGAAGACCAAACAAACCCATGCTGA